One part of the Candidatus Eisenbacteria bacterium genome encodes these proteins:
- a CDS encoding TonB-dependent receptor encodes MRSLILKTGTCLGALAILLAFAFQAQAQEVRHLAPGKSGKIVVKALEKGQSWTGGAVAIRELKRGSNLGTDGTATFDVPPGTYTIILQAPGVSADPKTVVVGPGQTVNVEINIRAGVAKTLDVLHVIGEKQMIRTKSSDVRQTVSARDVTEKPVDNLIQAISLKAGVVNNASGLHVRGGRNGEVKTQIDGITVSDPLVGGLISTTNLGFDNADLLLGGLDAEYGNALSGVLSVQTREGRDKFEGQFQYHTDRFGDDRKTYDNYTRVSTGFGGPTPLKRLTYFVSYDGIFTDTYLKSQATQRRSRLLDFVSFGPRQVNEGNWQAKMAYRFGKDDAMKLTGEYLSNRTIAGAYNHMWSRKGYVLVVPETTFVDPNRQGAEKRDPGNIKKIGKNYRVWSPVPDPNPYVQYGQAPGLGDAGAYWESYNAADHFPVARDGFDLYKVVFQRQLSDKTVYSAKMSRYQFDSRYGVERDGRSLAPGEYEVQRPDYFSDYLGGLYYATHGDFPVYNERHTVVYTVKSDITSRRGDFTPGKTNGHTFKAGGEFVYNQARSLSLNDPNLFVGTSGLPGATRSQITAYNPEGSGFVQDRWEYEGMVINAGLRYDFFSPGPQIPDKDLPSGRRFKTQVSPRLGIAYPVSDRDVFSLHYGRTYQTPDRLYVFENRGAKSSVGVQGNPDISPETNISYQAAVQHLFSRDIFGQFSVFFKDIFGLLTVRQKLDRETGKLVSYYVNGDYASARGFEVTLTKRMSHHFAGELNYTYGIATGVANDPNEAGRFISGGTLYLPIDEKPLDWDIRHNLSAQLSIKNEGSWGVNLLWQYSTGRPYTPHTRNEDKTDPKAENSQRLPSNSSLSLTADKYYRIWGRDVTFFVDARNVLDAVNIANIAQSTYPNPFVGFNENANLNPYDVYFTETGKAGGAFLYDPFRTGHPTWFPLNDPRVFEEGRYIRVGIGVSF; translated from the coding sequence ATGCGCAGCTTGATTCTGAAGACCGGCACCTGCCTTGGGGCCCTGGCCATCCTGCTCGCGTTCGCTTTCCAGGCCCAGGCACAGGAAGTGCGGCACCTCGCGCCCGGCAAGTCCGGGAAGATCGTGGTCAAGGCGCTCGAGAAGGGCCAGAGCTGGACGGGGGGAGCGGTCGCGATCCGCGAGCTCAAGCGCGGCTCCAACCTCGGAACGGACGGCACCGCCACCTTCGACGTGCCCCCCGGGACCTACACCATCATCCTGCAGGCGCCCGGCGTCTCGGCCGACCCGAAGACGGTGGTGGTCGGGCCGGGCCAGACGGTCAACGTGGAGATCAACATCCGGGCGGGCGTGGCCAAGACCCTGGACGTGCTCCACGTCATCGGCGAAAAGCAGATGATCCGCACCAAGTCTTCCGACGTGCGCCAGACGGTGAGCGCCCGGGACGTGACCGAGAAGCCGGTGGACAACCTGATCCAGGCCATCTCGCTCAAGGCGGGCGTGGTGAACAACGCCAGCGGCCTGCACGTGCGCGGCGGGCGCAACGGCGAGGTGAAGACCCAGATCGACGGCATCACCGTGTCCGACCCGCTGGTGGGCGGGCTCATCTCCACCACCAACCTGGGCTTCGACAACGCCGACCTGCTGCTGGGCGGCCTGGATGCCGAGTACGGCAACGCGCTTTCCGGCGTGCTCTCGGTGCAGACCCGCGAGGGCCGCGACAAGTTCGAGGGCCAGTTCCAGTACCACACGGACCGCTTCGGCGACGACCGCAAGACCTACGACAACTACACCCGCGTCTCGACCGGCTTCGGCGGCCCCACGCCACTGAAGAGGCTGACCTACTTCGTGTCCTACGACGGCATCTTTACCGACACCTACCTCAAGTCGCAGGCCACCCAGCGCCGCTCGCGGCTGCTGGACTTCGTTTCCTTCGGGCCGCGGCAGGTCAACGAAGGCAACTGGCAGGCCAAGATGGCGTACCGGTTCGGCAAGGACGACGCCATGAAGCTGACCGGCGAGTACCTGAGCAACCGGACCATCGCCGGGGCGTACAACCACATGTGGAGCCGCAAGGGCTATGTGCTGGTGGTGCCCGAGACCACCTTCGTGGACCCGAACCGGCAGGGTGCCGAGAAGCGCGACCCGGGCAACATCAAGAAGATCGGCAAGAACTACCGCGTCTGGAGCCCGGTGCCCGACCCGAACCCGTACGTGCAGTACGGCCAGGCGCCCGGGTTGGGGGATGCCGGCGCTTACTGGGAATCCTACAACGCCGCCGATCACTTCCCGGTGGCCCGCGACGGATTCGACCTGTACAAGGTGGTGTTCCAGCGCCAGCTCTCGGACAAGACGGTGTACTCGGCCAAGATGAGCCGCTACCAGTTCGACAGCCGTTATGGCGTGGAACGCGATGGCCGTTCGCTGGCCCCCGGCGAGTACGAGGTGCAGCGCCCCGACTACTTCTCCGACTACCTGGGCGGACTGTACTACGCCACCCACGGGGACTTCCCGGTGTACAACGAGCGGCACACCGTGGTGTACACGGTGAAGTCGGACATCACCTCACGGCGCGGCGACTTCACCCCGGGCAAGACCAACGGGCACACATTCAAGGCCGGCGGGGAGTTCGTGTACAACCAGGCGCGCTCGCTGTCGCTCAACGACCCGAACCTGTTCGTGGGCACCAGCGGGCTGCCGGGCGCCACCCGCAGCCAGATCACCGCCTACAACCCCGAGGGCTCCGGCTTCGTGCAGGACCGCTGGGAGTACGAGGGCATGGTGATCAACGCCGGGCTGCGCTACGACTTCTTCTCTCCGGGCCCGCAGATTCCGGACAAGGACCTGCCCAGCGGGAGGCGCTTCAAGACGCAGGTGAGCCCGCGGCTGGGGATCGCCTACCCGGTCTCGGACCGCGACGTGTTCTCGCTGCACTACGGACGCACCTACCAGACGCCGGACCGCCTCTACGTGTTCGAGAACCGTGGCGCCAAGAGCTCGGTGGGGGTGCAGGGCAATCCCGACATCTCGCCCGAGACCAACATCTCCTACCAGGCGGCGGTGCAGCACCTGTTCAGCCGCGACATCTTCGGGCAGTTCTCGGTGTTCTTCAAGGACATCTTCGGGCTGCTGACGGTGCGCCAGAAGCTGGACCGGGAGACGGGCAAGCTGGTGAGCTACTACGTGAACGGGGACTACGCCTCCGCGCGCGGCTTCGAGGTCACGCTCACCAAGCGCATGAGCCACCACTTCGCGGGCGAGCTCAACTACACCTACGGCATCGCCACGGGGGTGGCCAACGACCCCAACGAGGCCGGGAGGTTCATCAGCGGCGGCACGCTGTACCTGCCGATCGACGAGAAGCCCCTGGACTGGGACATCCGTCACAACCTCTCCGCGCAGCTCTCGATCAAGAACGAGGGCAGCTGGGGCGTCAACCTCCTGTGGCAGTACTCCACGGGTCGGCCGTACACTCCGCACACCCGCAACGAGGACAAGACGGACCCGAAGGCCGAGAACTCCCAGCGGCTGCCGAGCAACAGCAGTCTCTCGCTGACGGCGGACAAGTACTACCGCATCTGGGGCCGTGATGTGACGTTCTTCGTGGACGCGCGCAACGTGCTCGACGCGGTGAACATCGCCAATATCGCCCAGTCGACGTACCCCAACCCGTTCGTGGGCTTCAACGAGAATGCCAACTTGAACCCCTACGACGTCTACTTCACGGAGACCGGCAAGGCGGGCGGGGCGTTCCTGTACGACCCGTTCCGCACCGGACACCCGACGTGGTTCCCGCTCAACGACCCGCGCGTGTTCGAGGAAGGCCGTTACATCCGGGTGGGCATCGGAGTGTCGTTCTAG